The following are encoded in a window of Candidatus Woesearchaeota archaeon genomic DNA:
- a CDS encoding NusA-like transcription termination signal-binding factor, which produces MTKITYDQQTIQQFTLFEKITRAKCKDCFFDEIQDRLVFIVDKGQLWKALGKGSENVPKLGKAFGKKIKIVEFEDSLIGFIKNMIQPLRINNIKEEEGTIVITEDNMQTKGLLIGRNAKNLRNLEKNIRRFYEVKEIKVE; this is translated from the coding sequence ATGACAAAAATAACTTACGACCAACAAACTATACAACAGTTTACTTTGTTCGAGAAAATAACTAGAGCGAAGTGTAAAGATTGTTTCTTTGATGAAATACAAGATAGACTAGTTTTTATAGTGGATAAAGGACAACTTTGGAAAGCACTAGGAAAAGGCAGTGAAAACGTACCTAAACTTGGAAAAGCATTTGGTAAAAAAATTAAGATTGTTGAATTTGAAGATAGCTTAATTGGATTTATCAAAAACATGATCCAACCTTTACGAATAAACAACATAAAGGAAGAAGAAGGCACAATAGTGATTACTGAAGACAACATGCAAACCAAAGGACTACTAATTGGCAGAAATGCTAAAAACTTGCGAAATTTAGAAAAAAATATTCGTCGATTCTACGAAGTCAAAGAAATAAAAGTAGAGTAA